The genome window TTTCACCAAGGCGCCGGCGCCTGCGTTATAGATGCCCGCGCTGGCTTCAGAGTGGGCCTCCAGAGTCAGATCGTCGCTGTATCCGTACCGGCCGGACGCCGTCACCACCGGCTTATTGTCGTAATCAAACGAGCGGACGCTGAACTGGCGCCTTACAAAACCCGCTTCGACGGAATAGCTGGACAGCCCGCGGGCAAGCATGCGCGTATCGATATACAACGGCACCGACGTGCTGACCGTCCGGCCCAGCGCGTCGCGCGTCACGAGAGTCGCCTGGCCCGCGCCGGTAATACCCGGAATCTGGTTCACCACGAACGGTCCGGGCGGCACATTGCCGGTGTATTGCTGCACCCCGTTGATATAGAGCGCGACGGATGACGGCACGACGGACGACGCACTTAACGAAGACATGGGAAACGTCACCAAGTCAGGACGCAGCGCAAGATTCCGGCCCCATTGAATACCCGCCACGCGCACGGAACGCGACCAGTTCAAAGACGACGTAATGGTGTCGCCCAAACGCAGCGTGCGCAGGGTGTCCTGGTCCGAACGTGTCCAATAGGTGTCGTAGCGCACATAACGATCGCCAGCGCCCCCTAGATACGCCGTGCCGGTATTGCTGAACAGTCCGCTGGGATCGAAATAGCGCTGCTCGGTAAAGAGCGAAACCCGATACTGCGCATCCGTCTGCGTGTAGGCGTCGTAGTTCAGCACGAGGCCGCGCCCGGACGTCGCCCGGGGCGTCTTCGCCAAGCCCTGCGTATCTAACTGAAAAGGCATCCGCAGCTCGTCGGGCAACATGATGTCCACGGTCTGCGTCCCCGGGTTATAGGCGTATCGCAGCCCCGCAATAAGATCCAGCTGCACTTCGCGGTCTCCAGACACGCCCATGCCCGACAGGTCCACGCCCACCGAACGCAACGCGTCCGCGCTGGCCGACAAACGGCCCTGCGCATCCCGGAATCGCAACAGCTGGGACGTGCCGTGGCCATTGATACTTACCTCCAGAAACACGTCGCGCTCGGCGATATTGCCGAAGCTGATCAGTTGATCGGGCGTATCCACCGCCTGTGCTGGCGCACCCAGCAAGAAGAGTGCGAGGCACCAGGCGCGTCGCCCGCAAAACCGGGGAGCGCATACCGCCATGGACTATCTTCCTGTTGACCGCCGGCATGCGCCTAGACGCGCCAGCACGCGACCGATCACTCAACGCGGGGGGACACGGTGACAGCATCACCATTGATCAGGGCTTTGATCCGCACCGGGCCCGAGGCGTCATTCTTTGCTGGGAACCGCCATTCGCGCGCGCGCTGCGCCAATGCATATCCCACTAAACCATCGATATTCGCCAACGGCTTTCCGGCACTATTCAGAATCTGCAAGGCCGCGACCTGCGCATAGCGGGTTCCGGCATTGGTCAGCCGCAATACCCAGGCATTGCCTTCCCGCGCCAAATTCCAAATCAGTTCAGGCGCGGGCGACGGCGCGGCCCCTTGCACAAACACGGGCACGGAATACCGCAAGCGCAGCACCACACCGTTAATACCGGGCGTGGCAGGGTCTGGAATTTCATCAATGATCAGACGGTAGCCGCGTTCGATTGCGCCCATTTCCCTGGACGCGCGCACCAGCCGCACAAGTTGTTCTCCACCAGGCGGCACCTGGATAATCGGCGGACTGGCCTGGATTTCCTCGGTAGGCAACAACACATCATCGCCGCTGGTCTGGTCCCAGTGGTATATCCGCACCTGACCGTATACGGGAGTTGTGCCTGGATTACGCAGCATGATGCCGCTAGCCGCTTGCTGGGGCGCAATATCAACCAATACCGGTGATATTTGCAAAGCCGCCGCAAACACCAAGCTGCTGCCAGTTCCCATGCACAACGCAAATATGGTCCGCAGAAGCGTCCGCACTGGCGTTGCCACTAGAAATAGACCGTTGCAGTAACCGTGGAAGAGTAATTATCGGGCGCGGGCGTGGCCTGTGCTGGTACTGAGCCATTGACCACCAACGCTTGCGCTGACCCGTTGCCCGTGCCGCTGACCCGGTCAGCCACCTGCGCATCACCCCATACGACAGATGTGCCAGTGGGCTTATAGAGCTGATAGGAAATCGTGCTGACGTTTGCTCCGGTGCCGCTAAGAAAACGGGTCGTTTGCGTCGAGCCGGTACCCGATCCCGCGCTGAGGCCAACCGAATAGGGCGTGGTATTGCTGCACGTCACGTTAACCGTCGTACTACCCGTAAACGCAGTGTTCAACACACCATGGCTGCCAAATGCCAGATTGTTTGCCGCAATGATGCAGTTCGCGGCAATGGTCAGGGTGACGTTAAACGTAGCGGTGGACGTAGATTGCGCCGCCGCCATGCAAGGTAACGAACTAGCACCGATCAAAGACAAGGTTGCTGCGCACAAAGATAAGCGTTTCATGATGAAAATCTCCACGAAATACAGTTGCACCATCAAACCTGCGGGATTAATCGTACGTCTAATAAACCGATCCGGCACGAAATGGTTTCATTTTTAACCCCCGGCCAATACGATTTCGAATTTTTATGAGATTGTTTGGCCTGCTCAATAGTCGATTTTCTCTATGAAAACCC of Achromobacter seleniivolatilans contains these proteins:
- a CDS encoding fimbrial biogenesis chaperone, which encodes MGTGSSLVFAAALQISPVLVDIAPQQAASGIMLRNPGTTPVYGQVRIYHWDQTSGDDVLLPTEEIQASPPIIQVPPGGEQLVRLVRASREMGAIERGYRLIIDEIPDPATPGINGVVLRLRYSVPVFVQGAAPSPAPELIWNLAREGNAWVLRLTNAGTRYAQVAALQILNSAGKPLANIDGLVGYALAQRAREWRFPAKNDASGPVRIKALINGDAVTVSPRVE
- a CDS encoding Csu type fimbrial protein produces the protein MKRLSLCAATLSLIGASSLPCMAAAQSTSTATFNVTLTIAANCIIAANNLAFGSHGVLNTAFTGSTTVNVTCSNTTPYSVGLSAGSGTGSTQTTRFLSGTGANVSTISYQLYKPTGTSVVWGDAQVADRVSGTGNGSAQALVVNGSVPAQATPAPDNYSSTVTATVYF